A genomic segment from Nicotiana sylvestris chromosome 1, ASM39365v2, whole genome shotgun sequence encodes:
- the LOC138870974 gene encoding uncharacterized protein, which yields MKSLSINVPLVEALKQMPNYAKFMKDLVPKKRLMNFETIKVTDQVSVILHSMAHKLEDLGAFTIPCTIGSAEFAKALCDLGESTNLIPYSSFKILGIGKPRPTSMRLQMADHIMKRPLGVIEDILIRVDKFILLVDFVILDCEADYKVLCDVKDEELTFWVCDEKVADSTLVVLQKEEEGYWVDFGRYSGDNPCLLYA from the exons ATGAAGAGTCTCTCAATcaatgtgccattagttgaagctTTGAAACAAATGCCCAATTATGCAAAGTTTATGAAGGATCTTGTGCCAAAGAAGCGGTTAATGAATTTTGAAACCATCAAAGTCACTGATCAAGTGAGTGTAATTTTGCATTCAATGGCTCATAAGTTGGAGGATCTCGGTGCTTTCACGATTCCTTGTACAATTGGAAGTGCTGAatttgctaaagctctttgtgatcttggggaAAGTACCAATTTGATTCCCTATTCAAGTTTCAAGATTCTGGGAATTGGGAAACCAAGACCTACatctatgagattgcaaatggccgatcATATTATGAAGAGGCCCTTGGGAGTGATTGAAGATATCTTGattcgtgttgataaattcattctccTAGTGGATTTTGTCATTTTAGATTGTGAGGCCGATTATAAG GTTCTTTGTGATGTTAAAGATGAAGAACTTACCTTCTGGGtttgtgatgaaaaagtg GCAGATTCCACATTAGTGGTGCtacaaaaagaggaagaaggctattgggTGGACTTTGGAAGATATTCGGGGGATAATCCCTGCCTTTTGTATGCATAA